The genomic DNA CTGCACTCTCCCTGTGACTAATATGTTTTCGTAAGTTTCACAGGATCTACTGACTCACCCCTCTACTTACGGTGTTTATTTCCTGGAACACTTAATAAGCTTTAGAAACTTAAGTGTAACACCTAATGCAGCCAGAATCCATTCTTGTTTTTGAACGATGCTAAAATTACAAGACTGCCAGAGAAAAGCTTCTTCCTGCCCTgctccatctttttgtttttgttgagatggggggggggggggcggagcgggggtctcactgggtagctcaggctggtctcaaattcatagttctcttgtttctgtctcccagctgctcggattataggtgtgtgccaccacagcctgtgtgtgtgtgtgtgtgtgtaaagcataGGGGAGGGAGCACATCCCCATCTCACTTTCATTTCTCCTCGcttttgcctttgctttctgatgCACTGGCTTTAAGTGGGGCTGCTCCTGTGGGCTTGGAACAGGGCTACCCAGTGGCGTATGAGTAACTCACCAATGCGTATGTCACTGAAGACGATGCCACAACACTTTTGATTACATGTATTAGATAAAACAAAAGGAGCGAAATAGAAATGTATTGAATTGTACAAGCGTCTAGGAGCCAGTAGGAaaaatctttttcaaaagaaTAGTGAATAGGCACAAAGATCTGCTGTAAGAGCCTCGAGGGCAAGCAACAGTGACAGTCTGTGAGCGAGTGACAGTCAGTCTGAAGGAGAAGAAGCCGTGGCCAGGACCACCAACAGAGCTGAATCATAGCGCCTCTCAAATCATCAGTTACACCCATCTCAcgctctcttttgttttttggggtttttttttgttttgttttgttttgttttgttttgtttttgagacaaggtttctttgtgtagccttggctgtcccagaactcactcttggccaggctggctttgaactccaagatccatttgcctctgttttctgattgttgggcttaaaggcatgcaccaccactgcccagctcacacTCATTTCTTCAAGAGAATATTTAAACCAGAAATAAAGCtgaaaatggttttttaaaaaacattatgtgGGCCAGGcggtggaggtgcacgcctttaatcccagcacttgggaagcagaggcaggcagatcgctgtgagttcaaggacagctgggtctacaaagtgagtccagaacagccatggctacactgagaaaccctatctctaaaaacaaaaacaaaaaacaaaacaaaacaaaaaaacgttatgtggggccgggcatggtgggcgtggtagcgcacgcctgtattcccagccctcagggaggcagaggcacgtggttatctgtgagtttgaggccagcctggtctacaaagtgagtccagaacagccaaggttacacagagaaactgtctcaaaaagaaaaaaaaagtcatgcgtatatgtgtgtaggtgttttgttagcatgtatgtctgtgcaccatctGTGTATAACACCCAAAAAGGCCAAAAGAGAGTCtgattcccctggaactagagttacagagggttgtgggctgccatgtgtgtgcttggggtTGGACCTGGgttttctggaaaagcagcaagtgcttttaactgctgagctagccagccagcccatGCTGTGCTTCTTTATTCACATCTGAAGACATGAACTCAGTAACAAGcagaaaaaatgtgtgtgtgtgtgtgtgtgtgtgtgtgtgtgtgtgtgtgtgtgtagaagctgTGAcacaaggagaggaagaaaataacacaataaagtcaaaaggtgggtgtggtggcacatggccaCACTCCCTgcactcaagagactgaggcaagaggagcagggaGAGTTTGAGGACAAGCTGGGCTGCACAGTTGAGTTCAAAGGCAGTCTGGACTATGTAGCAAGACCCCTGTCACAAAACCGAAAATTCAAAAAGCAAAACTAGGGGCTAGAAATGTGGTTCGGTGGGTAGGATCACTTACTGTTagagcaggaggacctgagttcaaatccccagcctcCATATAATGTTAGGTATGGCAGTATTCCAGTCACCACAGTACTGAGAGGAAGGAGCCTATGAGCTCACTGGGCAGCTAGGCTAGCCAaaatttagtgagagaccctgcctcaaaatataaggtagagagagagagaaaacgatCCAGCAtcttcctctggtctctacacgTGTACGAACATGCTGACCcccaagcacatgcacacagcgACAGAAGATAAACTTGAATAAATTCCACAAATATAGAGGTTAAAGATAAAGATAGAAAGCTATGTTCACCACAAGACAAAAACATTTATCACATCATTATTCATGAAAGAAAATAGATTCAAGCTAGAGatacacaaaacaaaagggcCAGGTAATGAATGATGAAGCATCCACACACACTAGGTAGTTTCCTTTTGGTTGCAAATAATAGCACACTCACCTACTCTGGAAGAGCTGCGCTGCTGCAGAGAAGTGCACGTAAGGGCTGTctgcagggaggcagatgcagactgCAGAcggaggggggaagggggcggggacgGGGCAGATGGGGGACACGGACAACAGTGCAGTGATGTCATCTAAGACCCAGACTCTTCTGGGCTTGTCCCCTTTAGCATCTTGACTTGTGCTCACGGTAGTAATGGGGGCACAGAGTCCCCTTACACGCTCTTTATCTCACAGACGAAACCATTTCGAAGCAGAAGGGAACTTAAGGACGGCTAGCTAGAGTCCTGCTCTGAGAGTCGGGGTACAGATGTGAGAGGAGacggaagaggaggtagaaagtcACACTTTTAATAGAGTAAAAGTACACGCTGTACTTTGTAGACTATATCTACCCTGGTGAACACACCAGGAAAAGAGGACTGGCGCCCAGAGGCCTTTGTTCCTTGTAACTATTACTCCTCAAGGCCACAGCACTGCCTTCCTCCTGGGGTGACGTGCACCTCTGGCAATGAACGCAACATTCCATCCTCTCAGGCCAACCAAGGAGGAAATGCATCCTAGTCTTACTTGGGAGGCTGGATGGCCcactgggtaagagcacttgttccctTCTTTCCAGAGGACTCTCActagaagagagggagagagagagagagagggagagagagagagagagagagagagagagagagagagagagacagacagacagacagacagagacagagacagagacagagactggagtatgtgaatctggtgccctcttctggcctccatgggcattgcaCGTACAGTgggtttttgtatgtgtgtgcacttgcatacacacatgccggtgaaactcacatacacaaaacaacaaaaaataactgcaccaggtcctctgtatggtatagctgttagcttggtgttttgtggggCTACTAACAGTGGGAGCCGGTGTCTCTCTGACACTTTGCCTGCTCTTGGTTGAAACTTGACTTCcaattgggttgccttgtctctTAAGAGGGCTTTCATccagccaggcgcagtggtgcccacccgtaatcccagcactcaggaaggcagaggcagggggatcgctgtgggttcgaggccagcctggtctacaaagtgagcccaggacagccaaggctacacagagaaactctgtctggtgGGGGAGAGCTCTTCTACCTggtcttactgtatcttgttttTATCCTATCTAGCTGACctttcttggaggcctgctctttctgaagaggaaagggagggagggggagggaggagaggggaggtgggaggaagccaGGAATGGAAAGAGGAGAAATTGTGCTTGggatgtactgtatgagagaatctttttttttttaaatccggTTTAGGgacaaggagatggctcagcaggtgaggggcTTGCTGCtgagcttgatgacctgagttgggtCCCCAGAACTCCTGCCTTCTCACCTTCACAGGCATCCGAATgcagaaaaaataaatgtttcagacTCCTTTCTGGCTCACCTGGTGTTAAGGATCAGTGCCTACAGCATCGTCACTATTTACTATTGTTACTGACCCTTTCGCTGTGGTTAGGAAGGGATCGCTAAAGTGTTactacctcagtttccctttgacctgtgcagcaggcaggcactgcTCGTTACAACCACTGTACTGTTAACAGTTGCGTTAGCTTTGTAGTTATTTTGAAGACCCTACTATCGGGTCACCTTTATCCTTCCAGTTGGTTACCACCAACTGTGAAGCCTTAGCACTGACTACAAGGCCAGTGCTGGCTCACTTTGAATCTGGCTATAGAAAGACAGCATTTAAAAACATGACACAGGCAGCTGAGGCTCTGTACCACAGTACCTAACTCTGCCTTCTTACTTTGTTACTATTACACTTCTTGTTTGAAGAATGGGCCATTTCTCCCTCcaccctgtgggttctgaggCTCATGACATGCTGGGCAGTTACCCTCACCTACAGAGCATTCTCGTCCACCTCGTTTTAATTATATTAGATCATGTGTGCCGCAGCACACCAGCAGAGATCATGGGACACTGGGGGCCATGTTTCCACCAAGTGAATCcctgagatcaaactcaggcaaTCAGGCTTGGCAAGCAagtgccttacccactgagccatgcctccagcctcTCTTTAGTTTTCCCATCCCAGGTTTTAGTGGCCACTGATGAAGCCACCTGCCATGCTGATACAAGTTGCAAACAATGCCTGGAAAGCAGATGGCGCTTCCCAGGCTCGCTGCCCAGTCCTCCCCTGGGAGAGAGATGTACAGTGTTACTCCTCATCAAGCCTTAGGCAGTGCATACAGAACATGGGATTCAGAGAGTTTGGTGCTGGCAAAACACTCTAACACTAATACCAATAGTTCTCACACCTACTGCTCAATCTTCATGTTCTATTCAACTTAAACGCCCATTTCTGCCCATTGTGCGTCCTTTTTGTACTGAGGCATTCTATGTGAATTACTTGCTAAACCACACAAGGTAAAACTCACATGCAacactttttattattgttttttggtTGTGTTGAATAAGGGTTTCActatgcagcccaagctggcttggaactatgttggccacaaactcacagcaatcctcccccagcaccctggagagctgaggtcacaggcctgtaccaccatacctggcataaCAAGTTGTAATGAGTAAAactacagccaggcatggcagaaCGCTACTCAAGAGGGAGGCTAGACAGAATgacttgagacaggattttgaagctagcctgggtgacaaactaaggcaccacctcaaagtaaaataaaacaagtgacctTTGCAGTTCAAAACTGTAActccggcacttgggaggcaaaggcacaaAGACTGCCACGagcttgaggccaccctggtctacctagcaagttccagcCTGGCCTGGTCTAGTCTACCTATAGGGAGCTCCAGATCAGCATGAGGCTGTAAGGCTCTATCTCAAACTAATAAACACCCAAGCAAGAAACCAGCCACTACAGAGTATTAGCACATAAAAAAGCACAATGCGTTTtcattacataattttatttaaaaatttgcttttttGGAGTACACTTTCCATTAACAATTCCCACAGTGGGAAGACACTTCCTTACTTAGTCTTGTATTTATGGACAGCTCATTTCTGCACAAGTGAAATGCATCTGAAGAGTTTGCAATCATCTGTGATATTTAACCCACCTACAAAGGAGAGCTCCCTTCACTGACCTCTAAATCCagctttccttgttttccttcctAAGATTTAAGAAATTAGTAATTTGAGACATCAGCATCTCCTAATTTCAACTTCTCTAGAGACAGAGCCGTCAACAGCTGCCTGAGCAGGGTGGAAGGTTCCAACTTCATGCAACGTCTGACTCATGAATGAACAGCCCTCCCTCCCAGTCTACATAGTCTACTCTTATCCTGAGAGGAATGAGCTGACTCTCCTCAAGAAAAGGTCGTTAAAGGCAACATAAGCTCATGAAATGTTCAGTCACCAGGAGTCACATGAGTGGCAACCATACTCAGATATGGGATATGGAACTCAGATTCATGACTACTTGAATCTAACTCTTCTCAAAACTTTTCCTCAACAAACAAATTCTTAAAATAGCCACGTAATTATAAGAAAGAGATTCTGCCCACCGATGGACGTATCCACCACTCCCTCCTCATTGTGAGTTGAATGGCATCGACAAAGCAGAGGCAAAGAGGCATATAATCTAAGGCTGCACCAGAGAGGTCAGAGTTTCCACAACATGGCAACTGCTCTGCAGATGCCTACATCGTGGTAGTTGAAGTAGCAAAGCCCAGCAAAGGTCAGAGCTGAGACTGCCAAGAGGCCCACCTTCGCAGCCTTCTGCAGTGCGTCCCCATGAACGTAGTCAGTGACCACTTGTCCAAGGcccctaaagaaaagaaaagtcacagcATAAAGGCAGTTAGAGGCCAAGCAGATAAGTTAAGTACACCACCAGGCCCCAAAATACCAAGTACCCCGAAATACAAAGTCTTTATCTATTATTCCAATAATTGCTTGCATCTTCCAGGGATTCTGTGTAGCTACTCTCACAGGTGAAAGTATTTCTTTGCTTTGACATAACAACCCAAAGCAactcatggtttaaaaaaaaaaaaatggaaccaaAATGCAATCAGAAGTTGCTAGTAACCCAGCAGTGgcagtgcaagcctttaatcccagcactctggaggcagaggggagtgtgaggccagcagggtctacagagcaagttccaggatggccagggctacacagaacaaccttgtctcaaaaaaaataagcaaacaacaacaggATCTCATCCTGTAAACTTGCATTTTCAGAGCTATTCTACAGAAACTAAATGTTCCTCTCTGTataaaatcttttcatttttaaccaAAGCAAGTGCTCTACAGAACCGTCACTCATGAAGAGTGTATTAAGCAGGCACGGTACGCCACAACATGTCAGGAATGCTGAGGGTACTTAGGTAACAGATGCTCCTTCTGGGTAGGAATAGACAGCTTAGTgaaacaggagggaaaaaaaaagtaaaagtaattaCATATGCAGCCCGAGGAAGGGTGACTGAAGGAGATCAGCCAAACAAAATGACAAGGGCCTTGGCATCTCTGAGGAACAGTAAGGAAGTTAAGGAGGCTTAAGTCTATGAGTCAAGTAAAAATCAGAGCAAAGCAGGGGCAGACTGCAGAGCGCCCTAAGAAAATACTGACAAGAAAGCTTAAAGCAATGACTTTACTATttttatagcagttttattttaatgtaattcacACTACAAAATTAACCTTTTTAGTGGTGTGCCATTCAGTAGTATAGCAGTCAGTGAGTTGTGAACTATCATCACTAATTCTAGAACATTTTCACACACTCAAAAAGTTATTATCAATGACTGATTTGCTTATTTCTACAGACATGCCTATTCTGGCATTTCATACAAATAAGATGATGCACGACATGCCCTTTGTGCCACactttttagcatttattttgcTCAATGTTCATCTACATTGCAGCACACCTCAGTACCCCATTCTTTTATATGGCTGAATAACACTCTATGGTATGTACATGACACCATGTTCTATTTAGGCCAAATGGATGGTTTCCACTTTTAACTAATTTAAGTAATGTGCtatggtattctttttttttttttttttaattcagttttttgtgggttttttttaagatttatttattttatatagttgagtgctttgtctgtgtgtacacctgcatgccagaagcgggcaccagatctcattatagatagttgtgagccaccatgtggttgctgggaattgattgagctcaggaccttctggaaaaggagacagtgctcttaaccactgagccatctctccagccctggtattCTTGTATAAGTTTCAGTGTAGacacatcttgttttgttttttgttgttactgttttgttttttgaaatgagATCTTGTTAAGTATCTCAGGTAGACCTCAAATTTGCTATAttgctaaggatgactttgaacttctgattcttttgcctcctcctcctcttcactgcTGTGATTGCaagcaggcaccaccatgcctcaaTGGTGGGGAGAGAACACAGGGCCTCacaaatgctaggcaagcacttgacAACTGAGCTCCCTAACCAGCTCTGTATGTGTACTTACACTACAGAAAGGGAAGGACGGAAAGGGACAGTGCACAACATAATACACAGATGATGCAACAGACGAGGATGCAGTGAGAACTCCTAAGAAAACAAGGGAAAGATGACAAAGCCAGAGTGAGTAAGTACTCAGGGAAAGCTCTGGTGACAGCGTGGTGTTTAAGATCTTGAGATGGGAACAAGCCAGGTGCATAACTAGTAATAGCTTCAGACAGCACATGAATAGAGTGAAGACCAGGGTGGAGGGCCCCAACACATCTGAGGAATAGTAAGAAAGCCAGCACGTATGAAATGAGCAGTTGGAAATGAGAggagtgggtgtgtatgtgtgtatgtgtgggggtgggaatcgaggtggggtagggaggggggGTTAAAGGCTCTCAGGgcagtcttttatttattttaccttgaatgtgtgtgtgtgtgtaagtagttttttgtatgtgtgttcactgatgttttgcctgcatgtgtgtctgtgaggtagTCAGaagccctggacctggagttacagacagttgtaagctaccatgtgggtgctgggaattgaacccaggtcctcagaaggagcagccagtgctcttaactgctgagccatctctccagcccttattttggtttcttgagacagggtcttacactGTTGCCTAGACTggactggaacttgctatgtagcacagcTGGCCCTGATTCAAGCTGACCCTCTACCTCAGGAAATGCaggcattacaggcatgttccaccacacttgagaattttaagtttttaatagaGACAAGTCTCGGTGTTGTTGCCCTGGATGACTCTGAGCTGGCaatcttcctgctgctgctccctggaACGGACAGGATTGGTGGCATCTAATACCATACGCAGAGTCCATATAGAACTTTAAGGATTATTTTAGTTTGAGTAAGATGAGATGGAGGCTTTGAGAGAGAGTATCTATCCCACTTACCATATTAACAGGATCACAGGAGTGATCCCCACAATGGGGATCAATTAAAAGACTGCTGCtacagccaaggatgaccacCAGGTATGGGGGCTGAACAAGCAAGAGCTCAATGGAATGGCAACAGTTCCCATAGAAAGAGGAAGAGCCcagtgtggtgctgcacacctgtaatcgcaggacgagggaggcagagatctctaagttccagatcagccagggctgcaaAGTATAACCCCATCCCAGAGAAGTGTACAGGAGGAAGCCCAGACTTGGTGACACGGGTCTATGACTCCAGCAATTGTAATGTGctgacaggaagatcaggaattcagTGCCACCTTagctatatgagaccctatctttaaaaaacccaAGGATACAGGAGGAACAGATTGAGAGACAATCAGAAGCTCGGCTTTACAAACACTATGTCCAAACTGTCtataaacattattaaaattatgACAGCAAACAGCAGAGGATACATGTGAGGCATGCTAGTTGTGGTGGGTTGAATGAAAATAGCGTCCACAGACTCTTGTATTTGAATACCTGGGCCCCAGTTGGTGGATCTctttggggaggattaggaggcatggccttgctggaggatgtgtcactgggagtgcctttgaggtttcaaaggactctcagtgtctctgcctcctactgaTAGATCAAGACATAAACTTAGCTACAGCTCAGTACTGTGCCTGCCGGCCGTTGTGCTGCCCTATGATGGCCACGAACTCGCCCTCTGAAGCCAGAAACCCCAAACAAactcttggtcacagtgtctcttcacagcaatagaaaagtagctaagacagaggcacatatatgtaattccagcacttgaggctGAGTCAAGACAATTTCAAGTTTAAGGCCATCTGAGCTACATATTAAGActttgactcaaaaaaacaaaaaacaaaaacaaaaaacccacataacTTCAATAATCTACTCACATACCCAGATTTATTTAGCCATTGATAGTTgtatgtttttaagttttctacAAGTCTTGAGAATGTCACTCAATGTTCCTTTCATAAACAGACAAGCTTGCAGCAAACAGAGCAAGCAGACAATGCAGAAGGACTGTGGTACTTGCCAGTGACTGTGCAGGGTGAGGGCTGCGGCCAAAGAGTAGTCCACCACCGAGCAGGGGTTCAAGTACCCAGCTGGAATCAGGCCCAAGAGCAAAACACTGACAACCCTCTCACTGCTCCAATGGAGAGATGCAGCCTTGGAACCAGCTACAAAAAGAACCAGATTCACAAGAGTTGAGACAGGGCAATTCAATCACATGATTACCAAGCTTGTCAGGATGGTCAATAGTATACAGAGCAGAGTCAGACAGCATAtcctctgtgtccctgagcaGAAGACACACTTTGTGGATAGGCAGGGGCAGACTAAGCATCTGTGAATGAAGGCAGTCTCGGACTTCAGTGAAACAGGTGTCATGAATCCAGCAATCCCTAATGGAACCCCTTTGGAATAACAATACTAATAGCTGTCTGCTATTTGGGGGAAATGTGGtatgttttaaaaacagcttAAACCAGGgtgaaaaagaagcaaaggtCTAAAGCTACTTTTTAAGGTCATGGTCCCTCTGTCCCTTTACAACTCAGTGCCAAACAAATGAAACATGAAGACCGCTTTTAGACAAGTGAAAACCAACACAGGCCCTCAGCATGTCTAAGACATTATGAACTCCTTAGAGAACCTGATAGAAGGATGGAGTTCCTATCTAAAATAATGCACATGGGCATATACACTAAAATCTATACATACAACTCCAGGGGAGTTTCTTCAGTTCCATGTACTCTAAACCTaacaaagaaatccagaaacaaaaaggttttaagccgggcatggtggcgcatgccttttgtcccagcacttgggaggccagcctggtttacaaagcaagctcaggacagccaaggctacacagagaaaccctatctcgaagaaaccaaaaacagggctggagagacagctcagaagttaagagcactgactgttcttccagaggtcctgagttcaattcccagcaaccacatggtggctcacaaccatctacactgagatctggtgccttcttctagtatgcaggtgtacatgcaggcagactactgtatactagtaaataaatctttttaaaaaattaaaacaaacaagcaaaaggttttaaaaggcagaaaagccCTACAGCTCAAATCTCTCATCACTCAGATGTAACTATAAGTGGCTGACTTAAAAATCAAGgagggccaggcatagtggtgcacaactttaatcccagcacccagaggtaggcacatccctgtgagttcgaggccaacctggtctacaaagcgagttccaggacagccagggttattacacagagaaaccctgcctcaaaaaccaaaaaaagaaagaaaaagaatcaaggaAGACTGAACGGCAAAAACTAAAAGCAGccaggcatgcagacacacagctgTAACCAAGCAccaaggctgaggtaggaggccTGTGCAGTTTGGAAtacagttccaggctagctacagtgagcttctgtctcaaaaaagttaacaaacaaaaaggcaagtcAAACTTATGATTTCAGGAagatcactgcaagtttgaggctagcctggactacaaaacaattttcagaccagccaggaaaaataaatatttctctttccagACTTTACTGAAAACACAGTAAACTCGTTATTCATGTCCAGATTGTCTAATGTGAACATCCACACAGTATTTATCTAGGAAATTCGTATGATTttcatcaacttaaaaaaacTCCAGCTATAAATCCACGATTCAGTCCACAAGGTAAGATTTTATGCACAACTGGATCCTCTCCACTGGCTAAACAAACACCAGTAACTAAGCTGCATTCAATAGACTTCCTACAGagttggtttttccttttcttttcttttccttttggtttctctgtgtagccttggttgtcctagactcgagttgaagaccaggctggccttgaactcagagagatctgcctgcctctgcctcccagagtgctgggattacaggtgtgggccactgtgcccagcttcagagttgttttcttgataataATGTAGCACATTTTGAAGAGTTAGGCCAGAAAGCTCTCTGTGAGTGTAAACAGCATTATTAAACCATGTTTGCAGACTGGCTCTTTATGTAACTAGTAGGTGTGAGTCTCCCTGAGAGAAATCAAGACCTGCCAAATATATGATTAGCCAGGTAACGGTAACCGAACCCCCAAACAGTAGCAGTGCACACCTGTCCTTAACCTCCTTCCAGGGAatcctacaccctcttctggactgtgcATCAGGCATGCAagtgcagacagacatgcaggcaaacagatacatacttaaaataataaataaaattgtttacaaagcacagacagagagaacataCAACAGTGGCTTGGTGACAGGTGAATGTGCTGTCTGCCACACCATCCTGGGGCAGGCTGGTCCTGGAGAAAtgctgagacagaagcaggtcTG from Acomys russatus chromosome 14, mAcoRus1.1, whole genome shotgun sequence includes the following:
- the Sdhd gene encoding succinate dehydrogenase [ubiquinone] cytochrome b small subunit, mitochondrial; amino-acid sequence: MALLLKLGALCSGQGGRALLLRSRVVRPASVSAFLQDQPAPGWCGRQHIHLSPSHCSGSKAASLHWSSERVVSVLLLGLIPAGYLNPCSVVDYSLAAALTLHSHWGLGQVVTDYVHGDALQKAAKVGLLAVSALTFAGLCYFNYHDVGICRAVAMLWKL